aaaaataaaataaaaagtcaaACACAAAGACAGACATTCCTTTCGATTCAAAGCAGTTGAGCTGATTCTTCCTTTTCATAGAAAATGATGTGgaccttttttattttatttatttattgattcATAAATAATTAttaaaaaattaaatacattCACTATAATacgattaaataaaaataaaacgtcTATTTACAAGTAGTGGAAAGTATTCTACCGCAGATGCATCTTGGGTGGTTGAGCAGGATGAGGATTCAGTGCAATGATCTTGAACAGGAAATGGTATTGCACTAAGACACCCGGTTGACATTGTGTGGGACTCTTTGGGTGTTCGGATCCCTGTTGTACTGTAGCAACACCAGCGTTACAAGTCTGTCTGTTGACATTTCACTTTAACCGCCCCGGGTTCGTCCCAAAGGTACAGACGGACTAGCATCATCATCTTGTCGTTCCCAAAACGTGGTGCCTCTGCTATGAAATGTCAAATAATGTTATTAGAGGTCTGGTTTGAGACAGTGATGATGATCGGTAAAACAACACCCAAACTGATGGATTAGTTTATTTGCTTGAGAAGCTCTGTCCATCTCTTATCAAAGAACTTCCTCATGTTGTGTCCCGCTCGCCCAATGTCTGAATTGTCTTCATTAAACTTTTCACAGTTATCAAAAACCAGGTTGACGTCAATAATGAAAGTCTCCAGATTCTGATACCTGAAACGAGAGGTACAGATCATTTCGAGTAAATGAGTAAAACACTCGATTTGTATGTTATTTCTTCCTGGTTACGTGACTAGATCAGAAAAAAACTCTGGGTTAGTCATAGTATGACTACTAGGGAGTGGATAGTAATAGTGTCATATTAATAGTGAACTCACTGGCTGCTGATGAGCTTCTCTCTGATGGTGGCGAAGTCCATGGGCTTCTTGATGACCTTCCTGTAACCAGGGATCCCCTTGGTGTTGACGGGGTTGAGGAAGGGCCAGGCATCCTGGTGGCGCTCCAACTCAGCCAGGAGCACCCTGcagaagagaacacacacacacgtcacaaagGGAATGGTAACAGTACATTGGACCTTCAATTATTTAGAGAGGCTGAACGCAATGCCCCAGGCAAATACATTTACAACCCGCATCTACATTTACATAAGCAACTCACTGATTAAAGTGATGATACTTGTGCTTAGAAAATGACTCAAAGGTTTATGGTGTAGTACAGTACCTGCACAAACCCAGGTCTCTGTTGTTGTCTCTGGCTGTCTTGGCTCTCTTCACACACACCATAGGGCTCTCCTGACTGGGTGACGTGGGTGGGGCCTGGGACGGGGCggggctctcctctcctttcctcttcctgcTGGGGGGCTCTTTCGCTCCTCCTCCTTTCTTCGGGGTGCTGTTGGCGCTCGCCGAGTCGTCCTCTGACACCTCCACGTTACCGTTACTGTTGCCGGCCTGCTTCCCATTCCGCTTGGCCTCAGCAGCGGTGGGTTTCTTCCCACTTCCACCCGCCACCGGTTTGCTGGGCAGCTTCTTGTTCTTGGGAGATGGGCCGCTCGcctgaggggagaggggaggaggacaaAGATTCATGCCGATGTACTTACAAAGCAATGGCACTTAGCATATTGTGTACACAGTGTTGTTGAATTACCTACTTTGAAATAATATATGATATGAAAATGACAGTTACATGATGTACTTTGAAATAATGTACATGCCTGATATGCATGTCTGACATACTTCTACATTAAGGTAAGATATGTAAATGTTGAACAGTGGCCTGGACAGTTTAGCTCACCTTGGATATGCAGGCGGGGCAGTACCAGTCCCCCTCGGGGATGGTGGTGATCTTGGGTTTGTGACAGTACGTGTGGCAGCCTTTGTCACAGCCGTCACACAGCAGGAGCAGGTCCTCGTTGTCACCCTTCCTGCAGATCTGACAGTACTGAAAGCAGACAACGCAGTGTCACCTCAAACCCAAGGGATGGATTACGAATCAACATTTACCAAGATATAAATTGGAATCCACTCCCTAAAGGACTTGAAATGCTCTCCAATGACACACAGTATTCACTTCCCTAGCATATTGAAATTCCGTGCCAGCCAGCTACAGTCGTTGAGGTGTTACTCACCACTTTCATGATGGACCTCTCCCAGGCGATGGACTTCTGGAGCTGCTGGAGACACATGGCCAGCTGGGCGGCACTGCGGACGTCGCCCAGGGCCTTCCTCCACACCTTCATCCCATGGGCCACCTCCTCCTCGCCCCTGTGGAAGGCAACACAGATGTCAGAGGAATGGACGCATACAAACAGGAAACGGAAAGTCGGGACACGTACGCATGCAGGCAGGTACACACGCTCAATCATTCGCTTTCCAACATAAACACTTgcccatacacagacacacacccactgtCACCACAACTAGCTGAAACTACAGCTGTGCAGACAGACGCAGGTATGAGAGTGAGTGAGGGTGGGTGGCAGGCAGCAGGGATATATGGGTACAGATACACACACCGCCAGGGAGGAGTGATGCCTATGTATATGCCGGGAGAGGAGGGAAAATAATGGTAGGGGGGATGAGGTGGACGATTACTGACGCATAACACCATGCAGACGGCCAGACAAAGTCAACGGGGAAAAACATTCGCCACACTGTGAGTCAACCCCAAACCAGAAGACAACCATAAAATACACAATAAAAGAGGCAAAACCAAAAAAGCGACAGCATAGGTAGACGTCTTTttgaaaaatgaaacaaaaaaaaGCACACAGAAGTGTTTGCTTGAATGCTGAGTGGATGACCTACCCTTCCCTGTCAGCACTACTGGATGGAGCGGGGACAGTGACGGTACCGATAGCCCCCACATTATCCAGCCTGATCTGAATGGTGGTACCTAAGGGGCTCCTCAGGTACCTTCTCTCGATGTTCCTCTCCAGGTCCGCCAGCCGCGTCACCGCTATGTCCAGAGGGTTGTCCGCGTGACGCACCACGCCGCCCGCCTTGTGGTCCGCCTTGTCCTCCGGTTGGTCTTTGTCGGCAGCGCCGCCCGCCGCTGGTTGGTGTTTGGGGAGGGGCTTGTGCTCGTGGTAGACCAGGTCCTCCCTCTCTGATTGGGGCTCGGGGTACATCCAGCCCTGCGCAGAGAATGTTGGGTAATGCAGTCTTTAGGTTCAAACTCCTACGGTCTTAAATAACAACCTATTCCCTGGCTACTGTCACTAGATCTTGGTTAACATTTAGACTTGAAAAGGTTAGTGAGTGACCCCCGCTACAATTCATTACTTTTGAACAGAGGCCTATATTTTCTCCAATGGATAAGGATGAGAGCTATAATAAAAGGAAGCTTCTCATTTGTTGAtgtcgttgttgttgtttaccttgacCTGCAAGCTGGCGGTGGTGACCTTCCTCTCCAGCTCCTCCACCTGCTGCAGCACAGCGATGTCCATCTCCATGGCCTGCTCCTCCACACACCACCCCCGCACTGACTCCACACTCACCTGGCTCTCCTCCAGCTCACACAGCTCTATCATGGCCGCTGCAGATTGGGGAGGCAGGACGGCATTAGAGACCAGTCATACACTCCATAGACACAGCATACATATTATTCGCACATCAGACCCAACATCCACGGCCTTGCTTTTGTCGCTCGATACTCCCTCCCCAACGCAacaacaaaaccacacacactcttaccacacacacacacacacacacacacacacgcacacatacacacagattaAGAATTCAATATCCAGACACAAAGAGCTGTTCAATCAGAAACCATGTGAACGTTAACAAATCTGGCTTTGATGTCAGACTCATATTGAGCAGTCAGTCATGCGTCATGTACCAAATGTCAACTCATTGTGAAGCGCAGGTGCTTGGAGTGTGCTCAGTAGGGGTAGAGCTACTCAGGGCTGTCATAACACAGTGCTCAATCAGACTCCAACGCAAAAGTCTTTGTGAAAGTCTGGGCCTTCCAGTCGGAGTGCTGCTCAGTTTCACTGACACAAAATCAAAGCTACTTTATTCATCGGGATCTGTTGGCTAAATCTACTCTGTAAAGGCTATGCAGATTGCTAAAGATTGGGTAAGTGAGGGACCTAccgcctgtgtttgtgtctgaatTAGTACTCACCGTCTCGGTGCTTGGTGCAGACCTGTGGGATGAGCTCCATGTATTTGTGCATCTGTCGGTGCAGGCCCTTCTCTCTGACTCCCCGGCTGTGGAGGGACTCCACCAGGGAGCGCAGCTCCTCACTGTCTGACACTCGCCACCAGCCTGACAGCATctctgcgcgcacacacacacacacacacacacacaacacacaacacacacacacacacatatataaataAACGTatagacatttttttttaaataacttaagACGTATTCTGATACAGAACACACTCCAgtgctgttctctctcctcaagaGATTCCTTTCTTCCACCCAGTAGAACAAAATAAATTATTCATTCTTATGACTCAGTGAATGAATAAAGGTTAACTGAATAAATAGATGACTCATCCCACACacgcgctcgcacacacacacacgctcaccctCAGGGATGGGCCGTGGTGTGGGGTGATCCGAGTGCTTGGGCACCTCCATCATGGTGGGAGAGGGCACCGTGGACGAGAGCTTTTCGCCGGGAGGAACAGGCGACTCGCTCTTGCTGGAGACGCTGGCCTGGCCTGAGTGGCCTGGCAGGGGGCTGCTGCAGAAGGGCAGCTGGCTGGGGCTCATCattccactgggccagccaccgCAGAACGCTGAGAGACCCAGCAACGACCCGCCAGCCTTACCCTAGAGGGGGCAGATACATACACAGACACTTCAATATCATGATTAGAAAAACTAATGTGTATCACTACACTTAGGGCTATAGCTTCAAACAGAACCTACATTCTTCTGATGTTACATTTATTCATAGGATTTTCCATTATCAGCTTCTACTACCGGTATAAATCATTAGGACAAGGGGTCTGTCCTGGCAGCGTACTGACCTGCAGGGCTGACAGAGGGTAGTTGATGAAGCCAGCTGGATGGTGGGGGCTGGCTGAGGACGACGCTGCAGAGGGGGTGAGAGGCAGGGCGGGGGAGGCCGGGGGAGACCTGGGCCGTGTGAGGCTGGAGGAGGGCAGCGGGGAGGACTGGAGAGGGCCGGGccctggggagggagaggtggttaGGGAGGTGTCGTCACAGGGGGAGCGGGGGAGCAGGGTGAACCAGTGACCGCTCCTCTCTGTCAGGACCCTGAGGAGCTGGTCACTGGGGAGGTACTGGAGCTGTGgaggggtaggggttagggtggaggtcTTCATAGGGCTGAAAAGCTGGGGTGGGGGgctcaggagagaggagaacgaggagggagacgaggtggaggtggggaagcCGGGCTTGGCCTCCTCGCACGGCAGGTTCGGCGCCGTCAACGCACAGGGGCTTGTAGGTAAGGCGGGTAGAGAGGCGTTGTGGGCGGCATAGGATGGTGGTGTTGTTATTGTTGTCGTGGTAACAGAGGGTGGCGTGGGGCTGCCGTTGTATTTGGGACGGGGGTCTGCCTCGGCTTCGCGGGTTTCCTTGGCAACGTCCTTAGCGACATGGAGGAGCGTGGTCAGTTTGGAGAGAGAGGCTGACTGCAAGAGGAAAAGATTGGGAGAacctttcttctcctccttcccttcctctgaCCCCACGGCGGTGTAgacgctcctctcctcctcgccGACGCCCCCAGGTTTCTTCTTCTGCACCTCCTCCTCCTGCGGCTCCTCCTTGATGTGCACCTCCCCTGCTgccgtcctcctcctctccctctctttgtccaGCTCCCCCGCAGCTTCTCCGCTCTCCATGGCCTCGATGAAGACCCCTCCGCAGTGGGGCAGAACCCAGTAGCGCCGGCGGTACCGGTCCTGGCCGTACATCATGGAGCGCAGGGAGTGGGACGCCTCAAACAGCTTCCTCCTCACCTGGTGCTGTTGCTGTGAAACCAAGCAAGACCGTCATGACCTGAGTTATAACTAAATCAATGAATCAATAATATCTAACTATTTAGTATTGTTCTTCCACAGAGATGGAACTCTCAGATCTCCGGATGGAAGGACTTACCTTGGCTAGCTTCTCTATCTGTTTCTCCAGCTCCTCCACACTAATTGATTGGTCCCCATCGTCCTCGTCACACGTTTCCACTTTCTTCCCCttcttcatctcctcctcctcttcctcgtcaTCTTCATCGGCCAGGTCGTCGCTGTCTTCGTCTTCATCATCGTCCTCGTCGCTTTCTGCTCCGGCCTTTCTCTTGCGTTTGAGGCCAGAGGAAGGTGTACCCAGGGGCTGGGTCTCCTCCCCTCCCATGCTGGCATCTCTCTTCCCGGTCCGCTTGGCATGGATGGTCCtcaacctggagagagagaaacacacaggtgAGCTttcagaagcacacacacacacacacacacacacacacacacacacacacacacacacacacacacacacacacacacacacacacacacacacacacacacacccgtcaaCACACGCCACTTACTTTTTGAGTTTGCCCTCGATCAGCCACTTGTCCTTCCTCATGTTGGTCATGTGATCAAGATTCTTGTCGATCTCACTGTAGAAACAGAGTAAGATACAGTATATGTCAGTTCACACGTACAGGTAACTATGGAAACAGTGAGTAAATGAGGGACACAAAGtacattgaaagcaggtgcttccacacaggtgtggttcctgagttaattcaGCAATTAACATCCTATCATGGTTAggatcatgtataaaaatgctgggcatgcCATTATTTTGCTACCATGGCTAtgtccccataggatgacaatgtcccCATCCACAAGCACAAgcaagtggtcactgaatggtttgatgagcatgaaaacgatgtaaaccatatgccgtGGCCGTCTCAATCATCAGATCTCAACTCATTTCaaaacttatgggagattctggagcagtgcctgagacagcgttttccaccaccatcaacaaaccaCCAAataatggaatttcttgtggaagaatggtgtccgATCCCTCCAACAGAGTTatagacacttgtagaatctatgccaaggtgcactgaagctgttctggtACGTGGTGGCCcgacgccctattaagacactttatgttgggggtttcctttattttggcagttacctctaGTTAACACAAGCAGtacaatttttctctctctctctgtagagtgaATAGCCTGCAGCACTAGTATCCCTCCATTCTCGTGAATAATTGATGTATTGGCTTCTCTCTCTATCAAAATTGAATCCCACTCCAGATTAGCTGATCTATCCAGAGTCTTACACAGCATTAATAAAACACGACAGCATTAGCAGCAGAGTGAAGTCAACTGAACGTCATTATTTGTAAGGAGCTAAAAGGCAGCAGGCTCACAACGGTATGGAAGCCTCCTGTACACTAAACCGTTCACACTGGCTCCACCTAATAAGACAGGAAGGGACGGCGATGCCTGATCTACAAGGATGTCCTCTCATGCTCGTGAAATGTTGTCTGCATATCCTGTCAGTAAAACCAGTAAAAACATAGAATccatatttggatttcatgtttGATCTCCTTACCTCCAATAATCTATTCCCTTGTAGCTCCACTGGTATGAAGCCTGTGTGATGTACAGCGCTGGCAGGTCAGCATCTCTCCTCCTACCTGTCTACGCTTTTGCTGCAGATAGAACCTGACTTTTAATTGTTTAGTTTCAAATGTTCTTTCGTCCCTCCTTCTGACGGCGCTCTTGCTGCAGCATTATCTATTTAAATGTTTGGCGTCTCCTGTTCTTTACTCCTACCTGACGACACTTGCTGCAGCATTATCTATTTAAATGTTTGGCGTCTCCTGTTCTTTACTCCTACCTGACGACACTTGCTGCAGCATTATCTATTTAACTGTTTGGCGTCTCCTGTTCTTTACTCCTACCTAACGGCGCTCTTGCTGCAGCATTATCTATTTAACTGTTTGGCGTCTCCTGTTCTTTTCTCCTACCTGACGACGCTCTTGCTGCAGCATTATCTATTTAACTGTTTGGCGTCTCCTGTTCTTTACTCCTACCTGACGACACTCTTGCTGCAGCATTATCTATTTAAATGTTTGGCGTCTCCTGTTCTTTACTCCTACCTGACGACACTCTTGCTGCAGCATTATCTATTTAAATGTTTGGCGTCTCCTGTTCTTTTCTCCTACCTGACGACACTCTTGCTGCAGCATTATCTATTCAAATGTTTGGCGTCTCCTGTTCTTTACTCCTACCTGACGACACTCTTGCTGCAGGCCAGCTCATTGGCCAGGAAGCCTAGTATGGAGGCCTTCTGGGCGGGGGTGTGGGCCTGGAAGGCCTTGGTCTTCAGGCTGAGGGCCAGCTCAGCCAGCTCAGTCTGTCCACAATGGGCCCCCATGTACATCTGCAGCACCTCCGACACATTGTCCCGGTTGATGCCCACGTTGGTCAGATGGTCCCCCAGCATGGTCTTGgtctggggggagaggagagagacaggaggggtgagtcATGGAAGATAGAGGGAAAGACAGCATGGTCTTggtctgggggagaggagagagacaggaggggtgagtcATGGAAGATAGAGGGAAAGACAGCATGGTCTTGgtctggggggagaggagagagacaggaggggtgagtcAGGGAAGATAGAGGGAAAGACAGCATGGTCTTGgtctggggggagaggagagagacaggaggggtgagtcAGGGAAGATAGAGGGAAAGACAGCATGGTCTTGGTCTAGAAGGGGATGTCAGGAGGGTTGGGTGGTGATAGAGTGGTCGCCATGTACACTTTCCAGGGGAGTGTTGACTCATAGACAAtggactggtttcccagacacagattaagtccTAGACTAAAAAGCATGTTCAGTGGAGATTCTCCATAGAAAGTGCTTCTTAGTTCTTAGTCTAAGACTAGGCTTAACCTGTGTCTGGAAAAGCGGACCAATGTGTGTAGGCTTTTATTCAGAACATGCTTGGTATGTTCCTGTACATGTACAGTATCTCACCTTGTGTCCAGGGGGCAGTCCAGGGTCACACACGGCCAGGGAGAGGAGTCTGACCAGCAGGTCCTGGACGTGTCCCATGCTGTCTCCCACGTTGagcaggccctcctgcagcatgCCCAGGGTGGGTACGTCCACCCCCACATCGAAGCCCAGCACCTTCCCAAAGCCGCGTAGGAACTGCATCAGCATCAGGCAGTCAGACACCGCACCCCCCGGCAAGATCAGGCCAGGGATTCTGGAAAACTCTGGAAGAGGCTGGAAGGAAAggtaaggagagaaggagggatgttTAGGATACATCTCACATGACACCCTGGGACTCCTATAGTGCCCTATGTGGACGGCACTATATGGGGAGTAGTGTGACTAACATGTTGCAATGCCAATGACTGAATTTTCTATGCCAATGACTGAATCACATTAGTAATGgcaactttttttgggggggggggtttcattAGTAAACATGTGGGGGGTTATTATCTCGTCCCTCCTTATGCATTACTCTCTTTAGCCACTTGATGGCAGTGTACAGCACAAACCGTGTCCAGTACTCAGGTTTCACATATGacagataacagatatactgtacattacatACCATTGTGATGATACAATGCACTTAACCACCCATAACCCAAACCTAGACAATATTAACTTGTCAGTTCAAATATATATAATGTAAAAGAGATGTAACTACATTAAACGGCCACCTACAATTTGGAAAGCTAGGTCCCTTTAATGATGTCACCCTTCAGACATCACGTAGGACTGAATCATGGGCAAGACGGGTAATTTATTACCTTATGATCGGCCAGACACATGTCTTCATTTGGCTTCTTCAGCTCCCTGGCAATCTCCAGTTCCAGCCTCCTCAGCTCCAATTTCCGCTCCTTGTTCAGGCGTTTCTCATCCCTCTTTTCCTGCCGCAAGCGCTCGCGCTCCTGAAGGccccagagaaggagagaggaggggagagataatGGGCTCACGCCAGTGGAGGTAAAACAGACAAGAATGTCAGGCCGAGTCTGCTGAGTAGTTTTAGAATTCAGCCCGGCGCCCCTGCCTGCGCTCTCAAAGAAAAAGAGCTCGAGGGCCATTCTTTTGACTCAGTTAGTGTATTGAAGAAATGAAaagtagaaggaggagagagggattggATGGGTTCAGGAAGAGTGGGACCttctggcgtgtgtgtgtgtgtgttgtgtgtgtgtgtgttgtgtgtgtgtgtgttgtgtgtgtgtgtcacatacCTCTGCTTTCTTGCGAGCCTCCACCGCCTTCATGAGCATCCCATGTTgccgtctcctctccctctcctagcagagcagagaaaacacacacacacacacgttacacacCGGAGAAGGTGTAACCTCCACAGGTGAAGTCAGAGAGGTGGACAGAAGGAGGAAAACCACCATTCACCTCCATCAGGGTGAGGTTTTCACATACAGCAACACGTACAGTTGAAGCTGAGGTTAAGAAGACAACGGTACGAATGACGACAACCAGAAAGCATCAGAGGGAGAATGCGGTAGATGGTGATGACGGGGTCAAAAAGAGAAGTTAGGGTCAAGCTATGATGCCTCTAGGTAAAAAGCTGACGGAACACACGCAAAATGACTGAGTCATCATAGCCACAAGCCAGTGGGATGAAAACAAACATTGCTCTGTGTATCATCCATCTGTTTAGCTGATAGCCGTTCCAGATTGAAAATAGCCTAAACCTATGGGGGGATATCGAGGGAAGGTCTTACAAGGAGACTTCCCTGGTTGAGGATAGATTGTCTCAAAATGTTTAATTGTAAACAAATAGGATTTGATCAACGGAAAAGCGAGGACAGTGACTGTCTGAAAGGGATGGGGAACTCAGTGATGTGATAAACAGAAGTCAATGAAACAAATCCTCTGGATTCTGCTGCATACAGCATGTAGGGCCAGGAGTTTCTCCAGCTCAGGTTAATATTGTTAGGAAAGACTCCTGGCTCTAACCATGTGCAACAGACATGCTCAACAAGcaatagccagccagccagtcaagcTGCTGGAGAAGACAAGCAGGTACAGCAATAGACAGCAAACCAGTCAGGCTGCTGGAGAAGACAGGCAGGTACAGCAAtagacagccagccagtcagaagaCAGGCAGGTACAGATACAGAACAGAGCAGCAGAACGACTCAGGCTACATTCCAAATGGCAAActcttccctatgtagtgcactacttttgaccaaagtagtgcactatgaggtagtgcactatgccatttcagacgcagccTCAGAGACTCAATGGGACGTAACAGGTGAAAGGGCAGCTCTTTGTGGACGGAGACGGACACAAGCTCAATGTCTGGAACTGGAAAACTCAAGCACTCACAGCCACTCAAAAACAACAGCTAGACAATGGATGTGATGGATGACTCATCGAGAGGAGCGTACTTTCAGACAGTAAGAGTGAGCATGGCAGGGCATGGCCGCCTTTTGCAATGCATTCTGGGGAGTGCGGGGGGAGCTACCGAACCACCGCAGGCGGAGCGAGGTCAGGTGTCTCAGAGCAGATGGAGGCGACACActgttgtgtttgtttgtttgtttgtgtgtttgtttgtttgtttgttttgctgAAAAAGCCATGCAGAATAATGTAGTATGACTGCAGCCAGTGCTACACTTAATGCATTGCTATGACAACCATATCACAACCAGGAAACACGATGCGGTGTTAGATGTACAAAAATAAACATACCCATACCATATCTAGTCTATGCCTCTCCAACTCCTGGCAGAGAGAGTTGGCAAAGTATTATGGAACAGAAATGACAGCAAAAAAAAACAGATTGTTTAGCAGAAAAATACCCAAAGATCAGAAATAAGCCAATAGAATGGAAACTGACCAAAGAGAAACAGTAAAGGGTTTAATAAAATATCTAGTTACACACACAACCttgaaacccacacacacaccctgtaaaCACTGATCTAGCTGAAGTGTATTTAGTATCATTTCAATCATGTCAGAAGAGACAAGGTGTGCTGCTAAAAAGAGCTGCGTACCTGGTGCTTCAAAATGACTGCATGCTGTCTTCGCATTTCTTTCTCCTTCAGGGGAAGACAGAAAAGATGAGGGGAGAAAATCAATACACTTTCATACAGCCACCATCATGAAAATCACTAGGGCTGATGGGATTTCAGACCATTTTACCGAGGAGCTACAGCTCATGCCTAATCTCATTGTCAGACACATCTCATCTGGAAAAAGCTTTGACATTTTGGTTTACATTGAGATGCTGTGTGTAACACAAACTCTCACCTTTATTCGTTTCTCTGCCTCCATAACTTTGGCATTCGCAACCTCTTCTTTCTTTCTCCGTTTAGCCTGCGAATGCAAATCAGGTCAAATGTCATTTCACTGCCAGACatctggacagacagactgacggaCACATGCCACTCCGCCGTTTCGCACCGAGCACTCAAAATATGATATTTTCCTTGTAACAGAAAATGAAACGCATGCCTCACATGCCAGTCAAATGTGTAGAACACAGAGAGTGAATCATGTATCATTTAAATATGTAATTGCAAACAGAAAAAAAATCCTGTTAAGAGTGGCTTGCCAACCGTGTCAACTCAAATTTGATTTAGTCCTGCTAAAATACTTGAGCTCCTACAGTGTAATTGTGTGTGCAAGGGAAAGATATTTTTTTTCCTACCCACTTATGCTAAACTGTTGCTGTTGTCTGATAAAATAGAAAAAAAATGATTTCTGTCTAATTTAAATATGGCCTGACTCTGAGACAGCTAGTGGAGACAGAGATTTTAATATTCAACAGCCGTCAACCAAGACCAATTTAGCATTAGTTCCATGTGGAATTATGCCTGAGACATTACTCCTTCCAACACTGCGGTATTATTCAGTAATAGGCTTGGGTAAGATTAAAATACTATGGACAGAGTAGACTGAAGGCTCTGGGATGCATTTGAGGAGTGGCGTTCTGCTAATTCAGAGAATATGTTCGGTGTTGGGTCAGCTGACTGTAGTACCTCCAGGATCTGTTGTGCCCTCATCTCCTTCTCCAACCTGATCTGCTGAATACGCTTGATCTTCTCCTGGAGAAACACAGAGGTAGGCGGATCAATACACTATGCAAACCAAACGGTGTTGCAGTGGTAAAACAAGGATACCCTCCATAGTCAAGGCGGGAGACGGTTTGACAGGAAGTGGGGCCACATAAAGAATGCCCTACCTGCTGCTTG
This genomic stretch from Salvelinus fontinalis isolate EN_2023a chromosome 41, ASM2944872v1, whole genome shotgun sequence harbors:
- the LOC129840427 gene encoding bromodomain adjacent to zinc finger domain protein 2B-like isoform X1, which encodes MESGERLASPAPPTLPTARTSSPAASSSSSSSSSPAPKSSLAPSHAASLGSTLSTSGRLYGAMSDQQPYTLSSAFPLVSHPAFGLYTTSSGRPEFGGLGSLGSLGSLGMSAALAAHPQLGALTEWWRAAEAHSRGAAAFLPPFLGLPTMFTPHIQQNHSPMQPPSRTPSKNGQIPKGVNGAVNGSGVSSPTLQGSYSMNASPSLGASQSVKGPKARGPRSSPHSQSHTAELQLEKVPHKPKDKKPSKKPAEVAGVSDSESGSSSDSSSNGAISSDLEDLGGEEDDDDDDDDDDDEDEEEDGKCEAWNSEKEKARRAKKKMKIGTLSSGMKEAQDKRNNLPHSLPSDPPILVPSQHCPSPPTLSQSSPLSLQTSWPREEGLQQHLSVIQSTGLAASSKPLALLTQPRRETSPSPLSASPIPLITSPKGRTTSSPKPPKLLPSSPQNLPLSLCTSLSRSVPLSSSPQSFPLLTSPMANSQQPKPLKTPGSGKASKRKLLEDSLSQINEFRLKQSLLSQGQTFPAAQPKKQQGHRTSRKAAGVKSSSLPPPKLSSPESLGGGGRSTRLPPAPLPPPPQNNHSNLFLSSALLGLAAHPNGVIQSTTAQDAPLALITKPRKDFNKDLSGAGASLSLPVNLSTGGRVHSASSQAPPARPATSPSPATARGPRKIKAPKTPKLQAPNLQVQAHALAPMAAWKGLSQSHLVQSLVDLFRGAEAGLPGLPGLPSSKDSDDSVEDDDDDDDDDDDDLDDLEDDEEDSDDSLSDSDSNSDSDADVSGGKLKDPKLKLPSSGSASKREKTPLKLTKGHASLLSNSTNHTATSCSPLNLQVIKTPNIVTSSSALAYHSSPSSSYSLAMPPGAGKRKRVMDEQELRIPLELGWQRETRIKSVSGKMQGDVAYYAPCGKKLRQYPDVMKYLSRNGISGITRDNFSFSAKIMVGDFYEAREGPQGLQWSLLKDEDVIPHILAMEGRRGRPPNSERQRGAEGGKGSRRRKGRPPNVGEGLGLGAEVPSPSEAKLLRKLEAQEIARQAAQMKMMRKLEKQAMARAAKEARKQQVSLSAIMAAEERRKQKEQMKIIKQQEKIKRIQQIRLEKEMRAQQILEAKRRKKEEVANAKVMEAEKRIKEKEMRRQHAVILKHQELERHRLDMVWERERRRQHGMLMKAVEARKKAEERERLRQEKRDEKRLNKERKLELRRLELEIARELKKPNEDMCLADHKPLPEFSRIPGLILPGGAVSDCLMLMQFLRGFGKVLGFDVGVDVPTLGMLQEGLLNVGDSMGHVQDLLVRLLSLAVCDPGLPPGHKTKTMLGDHLTNVGINRDNVSEVLQMYMGAHCGQTELAELALSLKTKAFQAHTPAQKASILGFLANELACSKSVVSEIDKNLDHMTNMRKDKWLIEGKLKKLRTIHAKRTGKRDASMGGEETQPLGTPSSGLKRKRKAGAESDEDDDEDEDSDDLADEDDEEEEEEMKKGKKVETCDEDDGDQSISVEELEKQIEKLAKQQHQVRRKLFEASHSLRSMMYGQDRYRRRYWVLPHCGGVFIEAMESGEAAGELDKERERRRTAAGEVHIKEEPQEEEVQKKKPGGVGEEERSVYTAVGSEEGKEEKKGSPNLFLLQSASLSKLTTLLHVAKDVAKETREAEADPRPKYNGSPTPPSVTTTTITTPPSYAAHNASLPALPTSPCALTAPNLPCEEAKPGFPTSTSSPSSFSSLLSPPPQLFSPMKTSTLTPTPPQLQYLPSDQLLRVLTERSGHWFTLLPRSPCDDTSLTTSPSPGPGPLQSSPLPSSSLTRPRSPPASPALPLTPSAASSSASPHHPAGFINYPLSALQGKAGGSLLGLSAFCGGWPSGMMSPSQLPFCSSPLPGHSGQASVSSKSESPVPPGEKLSSTVPSPTMMEVPKHSDHPTPRPIPEEMLSGWWRVSDSEELRSLVESLHSRGVREKGLHRQMHKYMELIPQVCTKHRDAAMIELCELEESQVSVESVRGWCVEEQAMEMDIAVLQQVEELERKVTTASLQVKGWMYPEPQSEREDLVYHEHKPLPKHQPAAGGAADKDQPEDKADHKAGGVVRHADNPLDIAVTRLADLERNIERRYLRSPLGTTIQIRLDNVGAIGTVTVPAPSSSADREGGEEEVAHGMKVWRKALGDVRSAAQLAMCLQQLQKSIAWERSIMKVYCQICRKGDNEDLLLLCDGCDKGCHTYCHKPKITTIPEGDWYCPACISKASGPSPKNKKLPSKPVAGGSGKKPTAAEAKRNGKQAGNSNGNVEVSEDDSASANSTPKKGGGAKEPPSRKRKGEESPAPSQAPPTSPSQESPMVCVKRAKTARDNNRDLGLCRVLLAELERHQDAWPFLNPVNTKGIPGYRKVIKKPMDFATIREKLISSQYQNLETFIIDVNLVFDNCEKFNEDNSDIGRAGHNMRKFFDKRWTELLKQIN